Proteins encoded by one window of Acetonema longum DSM 6540:
- the queF gene encoding preQ(1) synthase, protein MSSNDKDLTGITLLGNHDITYNYSYHPEILETFNNRHQENDYWVKFNCPEFTSLCPITGQPDFATIYISYIPDVKMVESKSLKLYLLSFRNHGCFHEDVVNIIMKDLIHLMKPRYIEVWGKFLPRGGISIDPYCNYGQADTKFEKVAWHRMQEHDLHSLDKIDNR, encoded by the coding sequence ATGAGTAGCAATGACAAAGATCTGACCGGAATCACTCTTTTAGGAAATCACGATATTACTTATAACTATTCATATCATCCGGAAATTTTGGAAACGTTCAACAATCGGCATCAGGAAAATGACTATTGGGTGAAATTTAACTGCCCTGAGTTTACAAGTCTTTGCCCGATAACCGGTCAGCCGGATTTTGCAACGATTTATATAAGCTATATTCCAGATGTTAAAATGGTGGAAAGTAAATCACTGAAACTATATCTTTTGAGCTTTCGCAATCATGGCTGTTTTCACGAAGATGTAGTTAATATCATCATGAAGGACCTTATTCATCTAATGAAGCCTCGTTATATCGAAGTCTGGGGGAAATTTTTGCCTCGGGGGGGAATTTCCATTGACCCGTATTGTAATTATGGTCAAGCAGATACAAAGTTTGAAAAGGTGGCTTGGCATAGAATGCAGGAGCATGATTTACACTCCCTGGATAAGATAGACAATCGTTAA